In the genome of Propionispora hippei DSM 15287, the window AGCCCGTGGCGGAGCAAGTAAGGCCGAAGTCATTATCAGTGAAGACGAGATTGACTATCCCAAGGTATTGGCGCCGGATATTCTGTTGGTGATGAGCCAGGAAGCCTGCAACAAGTATGCCGATATACTAAAGAAAAACGGCAAACTGCTGGCGGATTCCACATTGGTAAAGGAAATCTCCGGCCGTGAGGCCGAAGTGATTGACTTGCCGATTACCAGGACAGCCCGCGAGGAACTGGGCAATGCCATGTTTGCCAATATCATTGCACTTGGGGCGCTGGTGGCCGCGACCGGTGCGGTTAGTGAAGCGTCTTTAATCAAGGCAGTACTGGCCCGGGTGCCGCGCGGTACGGAAGAAAAAAATCAAAAAGCCTTAGCTTTGGGTAACCAGTTATATGCCCAGCGGTAGCTATTCGGAAGGAAACGTTCAGGCAAGGTTGAACGTTTCCTTTTCACATCCGGTCTGTCTGTATAATCTGGCTCTGTTAGGGAACCATTGATGTAATGAGCCTGCCGGACTGGCGGAAAAAGGTTTGTCAGGCTGTGTACGTACTCAGGAATAATAAACAGTGTCTTAACGGACCGGCCAAGCAGGAAAACAAGGCGCCGGGGTGGAATAAGATAAAATAAGACAAAATTTGCAAGGGAACCGCTGATTAATTCACGCTGCGCGTCCTGACGGATCTTTTTCCGCCTGGCTGCGTCAGCAAAATCTTGAAATAGGGGCCGCTTATTCCTGCGGTTTTACTTCCTTGCCCGGCGAAAAAATCTCTCGCTAGGCTGACAGGATCACTCAAATCAGCGGTTACCTAGAATGAGTGATTCCCCGGTGTTGCAGGATGGTTTCAGGCGATATTGCCGTAGCTGAATAAGGAAGGAAATAGGTGCTTGTCATGCTTAAAAGGGAATGCCGGTGAAATTCCGGAGCGGTCCCGCCACTGTGATGGGGAGCAGATTCGCGGTAGCCACTGGGATAACCGGGAAGGTGCGGATGTGCGTTGATCCGAAGTCAGGAGACCTGCCTATTTTAACACACACCGTTATGACCTACGGAAGATGGGCAGGTGGGTAAAATCTACATTGTGTTGTTTTTTACCCTCTTGTCACAGGGGGTTTTTTAGTTTGTTCAAACAAATGCGAACAGGGATTACCACAGGCACCTGTGCGGCAGCAGCAGCCAAGGCCGCTGTTTTGGCCTGGTGCGGCCAGCAGGTGGAGCAGGTTGTTGTATTGTCACCTCAGCAAAAGTCCATTGCTGTTGCCATTGCCGACAGCAGCAGAACCGAACGGGTTGGTAAGGCGGCAGTCGTGAAGGATGCCGGCGACGACCCCGATATTACTAATGGCGTTACGATTGAGGCAGCGGTAGAGATGGCGGAAGGCGCGGATATTGTTTTACGGGCGGGGAGCGGCGTGGGAACGGTTACGCTGCCCGGCTTGTCCGTGCCTGTCGGTGAACCGGCCATTAATCCGGGACCCCGTCAGATGATTCTGTCGGCTGTCCGGGACGCTCTGCCCCCGGGTTGGGGTGCGGTTGTCACCGTATCCATTCCCGGCGGCGAAGCGTTGGCGGCCCGTACGTTAAATCCTGTACTGGGTATAGAGGGCGGTTTGTCGATTATTGGTACAACCGGGATTGTAGAGCCTATGTCGGAAGAAGCATTTAAAAACTCGCTGGCGCCTCAGATCAGCGTGGTGAAAGCGCTCGGCCACGATGCGGTGGTGTTTGCGCCGGGTAAGATCGGTCAGGATATTGCGATAAAAAAATGCGGTTTGCCGGCCGAGCAGATTGTGCAAACCAGCAATTTTATCGGCTTTATGTTGGAACAGGCCGTTCGGTACGGGATGAAGCAGGTCTTGCTGTTTGGCCATCTGGGGAAGATTTGCAAAGTGGCGGCCGGAATTTTTCATACTCATAACCGTATGGCCGACGGCCGCATGGAAACGCTGGCGGCTTATGCCGCATCGCTGGGGGCGTCACAACAGACGGTTCAGGCCATTTTGCGGTGCGCCACTACCGAAGCCGCGTTGCCGCTTATTGAAAACGCCGGTTTGCGGCAGGTGCATGCAGTGCTGGCGGAACGGGCCAGTCAACGGGCCATGCGGTATGTATTTCAGGACCTGGAAGTGGGAACGGTCATTGTCACGCTGCAGGGGTCCATATTGGGCATGGATGCAGGTGCCGTCAGGATAGGGGAGAAGTTAGGGTGGAACATAAAATAATTGTGGCAGGCATCGGGCCCGGCTCGGCGGACTATCTGCTGCCGGTTGCCAAGCGAACCATTGAGCAGGCCCGCGTTCTGGTGGGCGGTAAACGGGCGCTGGAAACGCTGGCGCCGGCAGGCGTAAAAAGCAAAGTCATTGACGGCGATATTGCCGGTGTGTTGTCTTATATAGAAGAGGAACTGGCCTCGCACGATGTGGTTGTCATGGTATCCGGCGATCCGGGATTTTACAGCTTATTGCCGGCGATCCGCCGCCGGTTTCCCCCAGCATGCATCGAAGTGATTCCCGGCATCAGTTCCCTGCAGTTGGCATTTGCCCGTACAAGCGACTATTGGCAGGATGCCACACTGATCAGCCTGCATGGGCGCAAAGCCGATGCAGCGGCGTTGGCTTACCGGTGTGATAAAAAACTGGGGATTTTAACAGACAGTGAGAATAATTCCCGTACGATTGCCAGGTATTTACTGGCAGCCGGCTGGCCGGCAGCTACGCCGGCAGTTGTTTGTCTGGCGCTGTCCTATGAAAATGAACAGGTTGTTACGGCTACCCTGGAGGAATTGAGCAGCCGGGAAGGATATTCACATTGTGTAATGGTGGTGAAAGCATGACCTATCATGTGGGAATCAGCGACGACCGGTTCATCCGGGGCAATATTCCGATGACGAAAGCCGAGATCAGGATACTGGTGCTGGCGCGGGCAAAAATCAATCCCGGTGATACGGTGATTGACATTGGGGCCGGAACCGGTTCCCTGTCGGTCGAGGCGGCCCTGCAAAGCGGTTACGGTGAGGTATATGCGATTGAGCGGGAGCCGGAGGGCATTGAACTGATCAGACAGAACGCGGCCCAGTTTGCGGCGGCGGTCCGGCCGATAGCGGGGGCGGCGCCGCAAGCCCTGCAGGGATTACCGCAGGCCGATGTGATTCTGATCGGCGGCAGCGGCGGGAAGCTGGACGCCATTTTAACCGAAGCCCGGCAACTACTGAAGCCGGGAGGGCGACTGGTTGTGACCGCCGTGACAGTGGAAACACTGCAGCGGGCGCTGGCCTTTCTGGACAGTTGTCCGGAATTTTCCGTAGAAACCATCTGCGCTCAGGTGACAAGGTTGCGTAAAGTTGCGTCCAGCCATATGATGCAGGCGCTTAATCCCATTTATATTATCGCGGCTGAAGCGGAATAGTGTGTAAAGATACAGGAGGAATGGATATGCAGGTTTGGTTTGTCGGTGCAGGTCCGGGCGATCCGGAACTGATTACGGTAAAAGGGCAGCGGTTGGTCAGCGAGGCTGATGTGATCATTTATGCCGGCTCGCTGGTTAATCCTGCGCTGCTGTCTCTGGCTAAGCAGGGTGCCAGCATTTATAACAGCGCAAAGATGACCTTGCCGGAAGTAATCGAGGTTATGGTCAAGGCTGTGGCCGAACAAAAAAAGGTGGTCCGTTTACATACAGGCGATCCCAGTATTTACGGGGCGATTAAGGAACAGATGGATGCGTTGGCTAAGCACAGGATTGCCTACGATGTGATACCGGGCGTTAGCTCGTTTTTGGCTACGGCGGCGGCGCTGAAATGTGAGTACACTTTGCCGGAGGTCTCCCAGACCGTTATTGTGACGAGATTGGAAGGCCGGACTCCGGTGCCGGATAAGGAAAAACTTGTCAGCCTGGCTGCCCACAACGCTACCATGTGCATCTTTTTAAGTGTCCATATGATGAATACGGTGGTAAAAGAACTGGTTGACGGCGGCTATTCGCCGGATACGCCAGTTGCCATTGTGCAAAAGGCTTCCTGGCCGGAACAAAAAGTCATTCGTGGCACACTGGCCACCATTGCCGGGACGGTGGCGGCGGAAGGTGTTGACCGTACGGCCATGATTGTGGTAGGTCATTGCCTCGGCAGTGATTATGCGCTGTCCCGGTTATACGCTCCGGAGTTTGGGCATATGTACCGTGATGCCTCATGCGATTAGCGGCGATAGCGGTAACGAGAAGAGGGAGCATCTTAGCGGCGCGCCTGGCCCGGGAGCTGCCTGGAACGGTCACGGTATATGTGAAAGCCGGACGGGCTGCAGTGGACCAGGCGGAAGAGTTTGATTCGCTGGGAGAATTGATAAGCCGGATTTTTGACCGCTACGAGGGATTGATTTTTATCATGGCTGCGGGAATTGTAGTTCGCGTCATTGCGCCCCATATACGTGATAAAAGATGGGATCCGGCCGTAGTCGTGCTTGGCGATGACGGTCACCATGTGATCAGTTTGCTGTCAGGCCATTTGGGCGGCGCCAACGCACTGGCCGTTCAGATCAGCCGGACAATTGGTGCTGAGGCGGTGATTACAACGGCGACCGATTTGGCGCAGCGGCCGGCGCCGGATATACTGGCTAAGCAACTGGGTTTTGCGTTGGAACCGTTCGCTCAACTAAAAACCGTTAACGCCGTCATCGCCAATGACGGTGTGGTAAAATATTTTTTGGATGATGAGCTCTCCGGCCAGGCAGCTATCCGGACGGCCGCGGCGGAACTGGGCATCTGCTGGGAACCTCTGGCGCAGTTGGCGCAGCCCATGGATGCTGCGGTTATTCTCAGCGATAAGCTGTGCACTGTGACCGTACCCCACATATATATCCGGCCG includes:
- a CDS encoding 2-oxoacid:acceptor oxidoreductase family protein, whose protein sequence is MLEISLSGTGGQGLILAGIILAEAAILDGKQAIQTQSYGPEARGGASKAEVIISEDEIDYPKVLAPDILLVMSQEACNKYADILKKNGKLLADSTLVKEISGREAEVIDLPITRTAREELGNAMFANIIALGALVAATGAVSEASLIKAVLARVPRGTEEKNQKALALGNQLYAQR
- the cbiD gene encoding cobalt-precorrin-5B (C(1))-methyltransferase CbiD, whose amino-acid sequence is MFKQMRTGITTGTCAAAAAKAAVLAWCGQQVEQVVVLSPQQKSIAVAIADSSRTERVGKAAVVKDAGDDPDITNGVTIEAAVEMAEGADIVLRAGSGVGTVTLPGLSVPVGEPAINPGPRQMILSAVRDALPPGWGAVVTVSIPGGEALAARTLNPVLGIEGGLSIIGTTGIVEPMSEEAFKNSLAPQISVVKALGHDAVVFAPGKIGQDIAIKKCGLPAEQIVQTSNFIGFMLEQAVRYGMKQVLLFGHLGKICKVAAGIFHTHNRMADGRMETLAAYAASLGASQQTVQAILRCATTEAALPLIENAGLRQVHAVLAERASQRAMRYVFQDLEVGTVIVTLQGSILGMDAGAVRIGEKLGWNIK
- the cbiE gene encoding precorrin-6y C5,15-methyltransferase (decarboxylating) subunit CbiE, producing MEHKIIVAGIGPGSADYLLPVAKRTIEQARVLVGGKRALETLAPAGVKSKVIDGDIAGVLSYIEEELASHDVVVMVSGDPGFYSLLPAIRRRFPPACIEVIPGISSLQLAFARTSDYWQDATLISLHGRKADAAALAYRCDKKLGILTDSENNSRTIARYLLAAGWPAATPAVVCLALSYENEQVVTATLEELSSREGYSHCVMVVKA
- the cbiT gene encoding precorrin-6Y C5,15-methyltransferase (decarboxylating) subunit CbiT translates to MTYHVGISDDRFIRGNIPMTKAEIRILVLARAKINPGDTVIDIGAGTGSLSVEAALQSGYGEVYAIEREPEGIELIRQNAAQFAAAVRPIAGAAPQALQGLPQADVILIGGSGGKLDAILTEARQLLKPGGRLVVTAVTVETLQRALAFLDSCPEFSVETICAQVTRLRKVASSHMMQALNPIYIIAAEAE
- the cobM gene encoding precorrin-4 C(11)-methyltransferase, giving the protein MQVWFVGAGPGDPELITVKGQRLVSEADVIIYAGSLVNPALLSLAKQGASIYNSAKMTLPEVIEVMVKAVAEQKKVVRLHTGDPSIYGAIKEQMDALAKHRIAYDVIPGVSSFLATAAALKCEYTLPEVSQTVIVTRLEGRTPVPDKEKLVSLAAHNATMCIFLSVHMMNTVVKELVDGGYSPDTPVAIVQKASWPEQKVIRGTLATIAGTVAAEGVDRTAMIVVGHCLGSDYALSRLYAPEFGHMYRDASCD
- a CDS encoding cobalt-precorrin 5A hydrolase, with the translated sequence MRLAAIAVTRRGSILAARLARELPGTVTVYVKAGRAAVDQAEEFDSLGELISRIFDRYEGLIFIMAAGIVVRVIAPHIRDKRWDPAVVVLGDDGHHVISLLSGHLGGANALAVQISRTIGAEAVITTATDLAQRPAPDILAKQLGFALEPFAQLKTVNAVIANDGVVKYFLDDELSGQAAIRTAAAELGICWEPLAQLAQPMDAAVILSDKLCTVTVPHIYIRPPVLAVGVGCRRGTTVQEIMQAIQQVLSENGRSLCSVAVLGSSVVKADEAGLLEAGVALQVPLRFFNNDELQDMIDQQDLGISSFVKQEIGVGNVCEAAALLAGQSDKLLVHKQKIGRVTVAIAQNRWRSSVLVRAISPI